gtggataagtccttaaggacagtgacttTACACGCCTCGggaaattttgttcgtgattctgtcagcttttctacaacaatcttaaggacttatggctgACAACAACAATAACTTAATCCCGGAGAATCAGAATATCGTTTCCAGAACTCAGACGGTCTTCGCCAGACTATTCCCGgatgtataaaaaattgaagtctTCTATGGTCAGAATTTTCGACGCTGGCAAGAACGTGTGTCGACCCTGTTAGACATGTACAAAGCCGTCTTTGCTCTTTCATCTTCAAAACTTGACTCCAGTCTCCCTCCAAATCCAAAACAAGTTAAAGATTGGGTTCATGCAAATAAGGTATGCCACCATACTTTACTTAGTGCACTTTCTAATGATTTGTTCGATGTATATTGTTCCTATAAGGAGGCGAAAGACATTTGGGATTCGTTGATTCTCTAATACACTTCTGAAGATATAGTTAGACAAAGGTTCATTATTGGAAATTATTATCGTTGGGAAATGGTTGAAGACAAGGACATAAAGTCGCAAATCAATAAATACCACAAGCTGCTCGAAGATATCAAAGCCGAGAATGTTCTTCTACTAGATGAATTTGTCTTAGCTTCTGATCGAGAAATTGTCGCCTTCCTGGACTGATTACAAGCAACAACTGAAACATAGACACAAGCAAATGTCACTTTCAGAGCTGATCACTCACATAATCGTTGAAGATACTAACAGGAAAGAATGTGCTACTGCAAGGGCCAAAGCTTTGTCTACAAAAGCAAACGTTGTAGAAGACAGACTTGCTCCAAAAAGGTACAAACATAAACCTGAtcacaataagaaaaattattttcgaaaATCTCGTCCCAACAGATCTAACCCTACCTTttagaagaaaggaaattgcttcGTATGTGGGAAGTCAGGCCATCATGCACCACAGTGCAGGCGTAGAGCAAGAAACTACAATCCTCCTAAGGCCAATGTAGCCGAAGGAGATGATATTATTGTTGCGGtcgtttctcaagtaaatctgatgaccaatgtgagcaagTGGGTGGTAGACTCTGGTGCTACCAGGCATATTTATGCAAACAGAAGtgcctttacctcttacactagtgtaagGGATGGAGAAGAACACATCTACCTTGGTGATTCCAGTACCACTCCTGTTCTGGGAAAAAGGaaagttcttctcaaactcacatctgGAAAGACTATGGCTttgagtgatgtgctacatgtaccatcaatcaaagttaatttaatctttgtGGCACTACTAGGAAAAATGGGGGTTAAAGTGCCATTCGAGTCTGACAAGATTGTAATCacaaagaataatatttttgtggggaagggatattgtgatcaaggtctctttgtacttaacatttcagaaaatattattgaatcgtcttcttctgcttatattgttgactcATATGATTtatggcatgctagattaggacatTTGAATTCTTCCtatgttatgaaattacaacgactaggattaattaatatgcatgataaacagagtagtaaatgtgatatatgtgtagaatctaaaataacaaagaaaacatgtttttctataGAACGCAAAACTGAATTGTTAGGTCTACTTCATACTGATCTAGCTGATTTGAAACAAACTatgtctagaggaggtaaaaattattttgtaacctttatagatgattattctagatacaccaaattttacttaatcaaacataaagatgaaacTTTTGATGTGTTTCTAACCTATAAAGCaaaagtagaaaatcaattaaataagaaaattaagaggattagatcagatagaggtggtgaatatgttttgtttaatgactattgtgttaaagaaggTATCATCCATGAAGTaaccccaccatattcacctAAGTCTAATAGAGTAGCTGAGAGGAAGAATAGAACACTTAAGGAGATGATGAATGTGATGGTTATTAGTTCTAgtgcacctgataacctttagggagaagccttgcttactgcgtgttttttacaaaatagaatacctCATAAGAAAGCTGGTAAAACTCCCTATGAGCTGTGGAGAGGCTATCAAcctaactttaaatatttaagagtGTGGGGGTGCCTCGCTATGGTAATGTTAcccgatcctaagaaaaggaaaataggctctAAAACCTCTGATTGCATGTTATTAGGCTATGTTGAACATAATGCTACCTATAGGTTTCTAGTTCTTAAAAGTGATATACTTGAAAGAAATTCTATAATGGAGATGAAAAATGTTGAGTtctttgaacatgtttttcatttaaagGTTAATGAGATGTCTCAAcctatagataataataatagtgatgtCTTGTGTGAAGAattaagaagaagtaaaagataGAGGAAGGAAACTTCATTtggtaatgatttttatacttatctagTTGATAATGATCCAAATAGCTTTGTAGAAGCCATTAGTGCTCCTGATGCAAAAAAGTGGGATAAAGCCATTAAGACTGAAATTGAAGCAATTCAGAAAAAAATACTTGGACCTTAGTAGATTTcctaaaggagcaaaacccattggttgtaaatggatctttaagaaaaaatatcatcCTGATGGATCTATGGAGAAgtataaggcaagattagtagcaaaaggttttactaaaaaacccaacatagattactttgatacttttgcccctgtgactaggatttcctctattCGAGTATTGTTAGCCTTAGCAGCAATCCATAAGCTAGTGATAcaccaaatggatgttaaaactaCCTTTTCGAATGATGAtttagaggaggaaatttatgactcaacctgaagggtgtgttgtacctggtcaagagaataaggtatgtaaacttttaaaatctttgtatgggttgaaacaagcaccaaaacAGTGGCATGAAAAACTAGATAATGTATTGCTatgtgatggtttttcacctaatgatgttgataaatgcgtgtattctaaatttgaaaatggtgattgtgtcattatatgtttgtatgtggatgatatgttaatatttggtacatgcaatgaaattgttgctagaactaaattatttctaagatcgaattttgaaatgaaagacatgggtgaagccaatgtaattttaggtgttATAATCATAAGGAAAGGAGATAGTATtttactatcccaagaacaatacattgagaaacttcttaagaagtttgggtattatgatttcaaacccgtgagtaccccttatgatgctaactctaaattaatgaaaaatagaggaaaatcGTTATCTCAAcctcagtatgcccagataattgggagcttactgcatttgatgagcttttctagacctgatattgcttatgcagtaggtagactgagtaggtacactcaatgtccaaatcaagaacattgggatgcactttccaggcttatgagatacttaagaggttcaatggattattccattgaatatagtggatttcccgttGTACTAAAAGGGTACAGTGATActaactggatctctgattcagatgagacaaaatccactaatTGTTAAGTATTCACACTTGatggtggtgcgattacatggagatcaaccagacaaacaattattgcaagatcaacaatggaatatGAGTTTGTCACTCTTGAGATGACTGGtagtgaggctgagtggttgaaaaacttcttagcaaacattccactaggaatgaaaccaacctcaTCGGTGTCTATACACTGTGATTGtcaatcggcaatagctatagataaaaacaagaattacaatggaattAATAGACATatccaattgagacacaatttagtgaagcagctgctaaagagtggaactattttcattgactatgtgaagtcagaacggaatctaGTAGATCTTTTGGCAAAACCCTTGGGAAGAAATATGAtcttagaaacatcgaggggaatgtgacttaagccacttgcaaacaaacaagtgatggtaacccaacctttgtgattggagatcccatgaataaggttcatatgggtaaaaacaagtcacttgttagttctgatagcactaatttgattttaaatcaaatatgttcattcctatggtgtgtgtgaaaatGCTAGAGAccgcattattgagaggttaaactttgtaattaatcaatgtttttaatgatcttcatatcccttatgggtggtgtatgatttgcagcatacacttgatgaaatcacctatattgtgtgttaagtttctcgaTCTAGGACTGGTTCATATAACTTGCTATATCAGCTCTGATTCATTACATCTTATAAAACCCaggatttttcttcttttctctttcattttttttttatattttttgcaatatgtgggggattgttattattttataatattgcaaaatatattttatttgaacgTTGATACATTCTGCAAGTCTCGTGATATGCGGTTGCctacgttaaatttttttaatgtgcaACTTTAAAATTGTTGCTGCATGTTCAAAACCACTACCGCAAGGCACGCTCCCAacgttttaatatattaaaattattttatttttctaaaagatataTTGGTTTTTTGGATCATGGGCATGATCTAtgagctctataaatagagcacTCCATTCACTCCAAAATCATTtgttctttcattctttcttctctttctctcattctcttattatccttttgttttttctccttccttttatatcttaaaattattttgggtttcattctttctcttttttaggagatccttgctagttctgagattcTCAACAatttctgagaagttcctgttgtatcttaGGGGACTTACGCAATACATTGCGGATAAGTCTTTAAGGACAGTGACTTTACACGCCTCGGGAAATTTTGTTCGTAATTCTGTCAGCTTTTCCACaacaatttcaagtataaaatagCAGCTTTAGCTTGTTCCATATTGATAGCAGCGCTTGGTAGAGGCAAAATGATAGCAGCAATGAAGGTCCTCATAATTCTCATGATTTATATGAAAAGgctaaattattgaaataactGAATACATTGTTtgataagtatatatatacatgaaatAATGGCAAGGTACAAAGAAGTTTTCCAGTGAACTTGAGTGGTGGATTGAATGGTAGAGACTATCATGTGACACGGGTACGTTTGGCTTCTGCAGAAGCAACTTCCAAATCTCCTATGAAAAAAAGGATTTTGTCCAAAATTCCACGACATGATCTCTCTTCAGCTAGAGAGCTTTCTCCATTGAATTCAATTTCTGAATGGAAGCTGTGAGCAGtttctttttcctcattttttcttGAACCCAGATGTCGCTGTATCTCTCCTTGGTGAACAAGATAATAGTCACTGCCTTCTCTAATAATCTTCAAACCCCTATTTtatcaaacatcaaataaagtattTCCCTTCGTATCAGAGCCTTATCATTGTTGCAAAAGCTGAGATCAATTATTCATGTCTCAACTCAAATCCAAAACAATTTTGAGACAAAAATTGCTTTTTGTTGAATAATATTGATTCATGTTAGAGCCTAAACTAGTTCTGGGTAGGAGGAAGTCAACATCATTGTTTTAGTTGCAAATATAAGTCTACTTTTCTGATTCTAAGACCAATTTTTTTCTGAAAGTAAATTTGTGGTTTAAAACCATTCATCGAGAACGATTTACCTGTTTCCCAATCAAATCGATTAGCTTTTCAAAATACAAGTTATTAGCAGTTCAGTTAATGTTGGAAAGATTATAATGCATGTGATTAAGCaaggagaaaacaaaaactCCTCTGACCATCATGGTCATCGcattcaaaagatgaaaaattagaaaactcaCACTCCAATTCGATCACAACGATCTTGCACCTCATATACATCTTTCCATGATTTTGAGCCAATGGGAGCATAAAAAGCAGAATGATCTTCTCCCCATCTCTCTCTAAAAAGGTTAGACCATAGAGCATTGTCTGAGCCCACCAGCTTCCACTTCCTACACACTGCACAAGTGCTGCAACTTGTTTAGTTCAACAAACAAGCTAATATAATTCTGAATCTAAGAACTTTAAGAagtttaaactaattaaaagttGTATTATCTGGAAATTTAAACAGCATTAGGAAGCTCACACATCTTCCCTACTCCAGAATGTTTTTCTCATGAGCCTATGCCAAATTATCTTTTCATCACTTATCAAAACGACAATTTCAAGTAGCAAAATTTGGCCAATCTCCAGATATTGTCGAAGGGAGCTGTGTAAATGATTTATGTTTCTTGAAAAGTATGGTCACTGTTAGAACACGGCCAAGGGAACACAAATAACATATCTCACTGTTTCAAAGTTGACTGATAGACCTGTATGGTTGCAGTCCACATGACCTAGGCCTAAGAGTAGCAACCTTTACAAGGTAACTAATATAAGATTACTGGTTGCAGGCTGAGAAACAAGTGACAAAGGTTGCAgcttttatttgttattttcccTAAATGAAACTTCACAAAACGAAATTCTTTTcctgattttattttgatatgatCTGCAATAGTCATTGCGTTGCCTTCCACCTTTTGTTTCTGATTGAAAAAATGCCTCAATTCAGACATTAAAGGAAAGGAAGAACCAGTAGTTGACATGATTCAGGGAAAACTGAACAAACAAAATCCACCAAATTTGGGGGAGATCATATTCATCTCATGATCACTTCAACCTCTGATCCAATTCCGTGGAAAACATAACAGATTATCCAAGCCAATCAATATGAAAATTGAATCAGACGAATTGAAGAAAGTCAATTCAGATAAGATGTTTCAACACATGGAAGACACTGCTGTTTTGAAACTTAGAGATCAATTGCAACGCCAATTggattggaaaaagaaaaaaaaaaaaacaccttttgCAAAGACAGAAGAtcgtaaaaatgaaaaacaatgagTGGGTGAGGCTGACCTTGTTGAGCAACAGCAAGATGGCAGTAATCCAAGAGACCGAATATCTTCATACATATTTCCACTGGCAACATCTCCATTTTCGAAAACTTGGCAATAATCATAAACTCACACAATTCATCCAAATAACACTAACGAGTTTCGTTTCCTTGGATTCTGTCTGTGCAATCATAATACTTACAAAACActcatttttgttgttttttgttagttgcttgttttataatataatattattattacattgtTTTCGCGCGTAGGCATATGTTGGTGCATGATAGCTACTCGCTCTGTCAACCATTCATTCAAGAGATCGCGTCCTACCGCTTTTGTAATTAttctttatacaatttttttttgcagCGCCAATATCTTTCGGAGtttaatagtgtaaaaaaattatacagtaaattaattaatgaaattagtaatattttttctaatatccAGTACGTATTACAtcctaaattaatttaattattgacaaattgATGTTGTTAGTTATTATATCTTGAGTGTGTGTAATTAAAGTAAGGAATATTTTTGTAGACAACGTCTCAagctattaaaaataataaacgaTTTGGCTAGAGCAAAAAATTCTCCATATTGTATGCCATGccataaatgtttaataaaaacttgTATGAAGCAtagaatttatgaataaaaacttGTTTCACATCTTCCCTCGAACTATGAAACATTTTTCTCCAATACACATTACTTATTGGATACCGATTCTTCCATACTCTTCATTCATTTGCCACTTTAATATTCTGTGCATGAAAGTAAATAAACtgatttttctccttctcttcgTTAGGTAAGAAACAGATGCACAAGTCTCAAAGCGAAAACAGTTAATTATTAACCAATACACAAGTCTCCGCCACTTCCgaaaatacatatatacatatacatgtaTGAATTTTCAAAACTCTAACTAGCATTCCTTTGACCAAGTAACTCATCTCAATCAAATCGAAATATATGTAAATAGTAGGTCAACAAAACCCCCCGGATCTTAATCGATACAAATGCTACCACCtaatcaaattgaaaatgttATCAACTAACTAGCAGAAACCAATGGCAATATTGATTGAATCAAACTACTAAGTTTGCCTCTCAAACGGCCAACGGTGTTCTTCAATGTTTTACATGTCTCAACAGGGAATTCGCTGATCTGTAGCATTTGCAGCTGCATTTCCATATACCTCTTAAGACTGGCCCCGGCAATGTTAATGAGACTGAGTGATTCATTACCATGCATAAATTTTGTGACTAGAAATCCAGCTAGAATATGTTGATCAGCCTTCACAAGTTCCGAAATGAAATTAGGGAAAAGGATCCTTGTGAAAAGAAGCAACTGATTCTCATGATCTTCATTGTTGTGAATTCCTCTACCTGGCACCAGAACTTGTTGAGATTGATTGGATAAGTTTCCAACCAAATAGCAGATATAAGAGAAAATAGTACCATAGGTAGAGTCAGTGATGATAGAAGTAAGAATTCcagaagataaaattaaaattaataactcGTAGTCCTTGCTCCTTGATTGAGGGATGCCTTGTTTGATGCTACCCTCAACTGCACCCAGGCACTGCAACTGTAATGTTTTGTAAGGCAGCAACAGTGACATCTTCAAAGCCAGAAAGCAATCAATGCCAATTGCCATCTGGATTAAGCTGCAGGCATCATCTTCATCAAGTAACACAGCATTAGGCTTTAAAGATGATTGATCAATAAGTCTCAGCAGATCAGTAAACCTTGAAAGGCTTATGAATTTTCTGAAAATCTCCGCCCAACACACATGCAAAGGGTGAACAAAAACAGAGTCTTCTATCTTCTCTTTCTCAGGATTGTCTACTCCCTCAAGGCTTTCCCATCCCTCGTCCCAATCATCATTGTTCCAGTCATTTCCTCCATCAGTTGCTTCAGCAATGGTTTCTCCATCTTTCCCTGCAGTGAAAAGTCCATCCCACTCTTCCAAAATAGCCAGAAGAACATCAAAATGGAGATCTTCACGAGCTTCTCCACACAACCCCATAAAGCGAGACACCGCCTTGTCTGCATTCAATAGATCATCAGGGGTAATTTCCATGCTAGGAGAGATTGAGGCCGCAAGCTGAGATGATTTAAGAGCAATCAAAGTGTTTGTAACCCTACTAGAAGAGTCTTTGTGATCTGGCAATGAGTTGTCAACATCAGTCTCGCTCTTTCTACTAGCATAAATCGATTCATTCCATTCTTCCCATGGTTGAACATTGGCTAGTATTTCCGTAGAGAAACCCCTAATGTTTTTACCCGAGATAAATTGCATTAGCTCTAGCACAAAAACTCTGACTGAACTTGGCAACTGCAAATTATCAGAGAATTGGACCATTCTTTCCCAAATTACATGTCTAACACATTGCATAACCTTCAAGTCACCTTCTAGCTTGCTTAAAGAAGACAATATATGATACAGGTTCTGGCTCTCATGGGATCCACTGATCAATTCCGACAAAACAGCTTCAAGAATATGCAAATAAAAATGAGGAAGATCCGGAGAATCTTGGCCACAATCAGAAGCTAAACCAGAATCTGATGATGCAACAGTAAAAACCTCTGCCACAGCACCAAACCCGCAGCCAGAAAAAATCATAGCTCTGCAGAAACTATAAATTTCTGCAGAAGAATCACCTTTTAAGCCACAAATGACATAGCCACATATGCTGCCCCAGCCCTGACTAGGGGAGATGATATCTTCCATTACCAATTTCATAAAAACCTTCAGGCAATTCATTAAACATTGTGGATCGAAGCAACCAGTTTCTACTGAATTTTTCTCCAATGCAATCTCTTTCATATCATCTGTCAACCTCATCCAAAAGTTCAGAAGAACAATAAGGCACTCTTGCCATGTTGAATTGTCAGGTAGGAGTCCATATGAACTGAAGAAAGGCAAGATTATGGTAAAATACTGCTTCATGATCCCCAAAGCATCAGGCCGACTCAAAAGCTTAATATACACGTGGCACAAAACATAACTCTGTTCAAGCTTGTTTATAAAGCCTTGCAGATATTCAGGAGTTCTATTGCTAGAATCAGTAGTAACTTTAGTCTCCAAATCTTTCAGCAAACTTACAACGTAATACCTGTAGACATCCTGCCATGACATGAAACCATCAGGCAATGAGTCTCCGTACATATTGACAAGAGCCTGTACCATTTTTGACAAAGCTGACAAGCTACTTTCCTCAATACATGCATAAACTTCATCACTAAAGCACTCAAAGTTCAAACCATGTAGCCCAGCAATATTTTTGAAGTTCAGGTTAGGGATAAAGGATACATTTTTGCATTCTTGCTCGATGACCTTATAATATTGTGCCAAGCTTACATTGGCATTTACATGATCAACCTGCAGCACTGACGATAAGTCTTTTGTATTTTCCTGTTGCAAGTAGCACTCTGATAACAAGCCATACACATAAGCAAGGCGAAGTTTGTTGCACCCGTCAATTGCAGGGTATACAATTGTTGAGATGGTTTCAATGGTTTTCTCACTATTACTGATTATTTCCCCTTTATAGCCTGCAACTTCAGCAGTAATATCATCATTGCTCCAAGTATCAGAAACAAGGACAGCAGTTAGGTAACGCAATAGCacctaaaaaaaacaaaaaaaataggttTCATCAGTGGATTATATTACGTTTTGTTCAAAGAACTAGTTGACTTAAAAAGCTAAGCAATTAAGGATTGgatgaaaacaattttcataatAGAACACCCCTTCAATTGAAACCACTGATGGACAAAACTACAAGTTCATACCTACTTTACACTGATACTAATACTACTTGACACTGAATTTACCAAGAGATTACCAAAGCCAATAATAGAACTTTTACAACATTATAGGATAAGGAACAATAAGAGACAAATAATTTCATTGTAAGCAACAGTATTTTGTTCACTGTTTACGTTTCATTGCATTCCTGCAAATCCTCATACCTCAGTACAGTTCAAGTCATACGTGTCAACCAGTTTTAAAATGTCCTTCAAAATGTGCTTTCTTTCTAACTTTACTGACTCAATGAGAGAGATAACAACATTCTCAATATAGATGGAATCCCTGGACAAAAAGCGCTCTGTCTCAACCCCAGGAATTATTTTTTCTAGCGCTCTGGAATGTTCAGTGAGACGTTGTTGTGCTTCTAACTTCAATTTCCACTCTCTCCAAAATGAGGATTGTACTTTGCCAAGTTTATCCATATCGTCtgaataaacataataaaaacattgtCTTAGTCAGTTACAGATgcaaaaaagtaagaaaaaaatagtggaAGAAAGAAATTCGCAATCAACACAAGCATGATCatcaaactattttaaatagttCAACTACTGAATAAATATACAACTAacagaaaataacaaaaaagacAATCACCAGAATTGGGTGATGCATGCTTTTCCTTAAACCTCCTCTTCAATAGCTCCCTCCGATGAGAAGGATCAGTCTTTAGTCCAGAGTTATGTAGTAAGCTGTATGCCATCCCAACACTCATGATACTACAAATTTCTTGATAgtcttttcttattttgagtTGTTCTTCTATAATTTCTACCCCATTGAAGGCATCAACAAGATTCAAAAGATAGGAGCACCCCATTATATCTTCCTCTTCGGTGACTGGTGGCTCCATAATTGATTCTGCTAGAGAGGCAATCAGGTTGTCTCTTGGGGAAAATCCATTTCTTGCCAACCAGCACAAAATGGTCACCACAGCTTGCGCTCTGATATTTAGATATTGCTTTCCGGTACTGAGTTTCCTATGATGCTCTCCTTTCTTACTTAATTCAATCAACCAAGGGAGCTGTGAAGCAGCAAAAGACAGAACTTTCCCATTTTCAGTCAAGATTGATGCCCAATCAGTTCGATCTCCAATAGCCAAGGTTTTCGCAACAATGGAAAGGGTGTCTCTAGCTTTCTGAAGATGAACATCCTGATTGTCATCACCAATACCATCAAATTCCTGAAAACAACCATTAACATCtagtatattttgaaaactttgattTGGAAGGGAGTTTAAAGATGAGCCTTCTACTGAAAATTTGGAAGGATTTGTCTCTGTTGATATCATCAATATTTCACACTGGCCTTGCATATCTAGATCTTTCCATGCATGGAGAAGCTCACCAATAGATTCCTCATCACAGTGGCTTAATGCAAACCCTAATAGCTGCTTTTGAGAGTCCACATCCATATTATCAAGGGCAGGGCCTCTTGCAATTGCAGCACATAAATCCCATACGGTACCATGTCCTTTTCTGGCCAAACCAAGACAAAGATCAAATGCCAGTTGTAAATCACCAGAAACTGCAGCTTCTCTAGCAATAGCTTCCTCAACAGCTGATATGTCATCAGCAGACCTCAAGCCAAGAAGTCTGGCAACCTCAATAAGTTCATCAACATGAAAATATGCTCCACTTTGATTTGTGATTGccatttttataatttccatAGGATCTTTTATTTGCCTGAATTGCATAGGCAGAATATTCACTCCAAGGTTTGGAAGTTTAGCAGTAAGTGCGTCAATAATATCTGCCTCCACCTTTACATTTCCACTACTTGGATATAGATTAAGACATTCTCTGGCCTTCCAGATCTGGAATAAATTGTAGCAACATAATTAATCAATTCATGTAGTTGAGCATTGGTTAGCACAAACATAGCTGCGTATAGAAGActatcaagaagaaaaaaaaatggtgttttgAAGTGATTTAGAAGACAGTTAACAAGAGCACAATGTATATTAAAAACTCTCATTTCAATCACtactaagaaaaacaaaatattttgcatAATCGTTCTTACATTTGAGTGCATGGTTGTGATAACATGATGGATTATCATGAGAAAGGCTAACAAAGATTTTAAGCATTAGATGTTACAGATAATAAGCTGTTAAAGGCAATCTTACTTCAGAGCAAGAAAGACTCGAAGCTGAGAAGAAGTACTCCCTAGCTGCTTGAATGACAAGGCTTTCAGCCTTCTCAGAAGCCAAAGCAACTGAACTTGTACCCTTCAAGTAATTTCTTGCAAGAGAAAACTTCCCAGCTTTGAGCAGTCCTCTACAAAATTCAGTCAAAATATACTCCCGGTCAAGGAAAGGAAATGCCTTTTCCCTCAAATACTGCATATCACGCCACATGCTGGCCCATTCACTATCTGATCGGCTTGGCTGACGACgaataaatttagaaagaatAAGACGTATGATCTGTTTTACACCCTTTTCATCTGACTGAGCACCTAGGAAAAAGTTTAATGGCTTTGGGACCTGTATAGATCCATAAAACAACATAGTAAACACAACATAGctaaaaaacaataacaagaaTTGT
Above is a genomic segment from Vigna radiata var. radiata cultivar VC1973A chromosome 10, Vradiata_ver6, whole genome shotgun sequence containing:
- the LOC106775310 gene encoding uncharacterized protein LOC106775310 isoform X2, which gives rise to MYEDIRSLGLLPSCCCSTSTCAVCRKWKLVGSDNALWSNLFRERWGEDHSAFYAPIGSKSWKDVYEVQDRCDRIGVGLKIIREGSDYYLVHQGEIQRHLGSRKNEEKETAHSFHSEIEFNGESSLAEERSCRGILDKILFFIGDLEVASAEAKRTRVT
- the LOC106775310 gene encoding uncharacterized protein LOC106775310 isoform X1, giving the protein MIIAKFSKMEMLPVEICMKIFGLLDYCHLAVAQQVCRKWKLVGSDNALWSNLFRERWGEDHSAFYAPIGSKSWKDVYEVQDRCDRIGVGLKIIREGSDYYLVHQGEIQRHLGSRKNEEKETAHSFHSEIEFNGESSLAEERSCRGILDKILFFIGDLEVASAEAKRTRVT